The following proteins are encoded in a genomic region of Dioscorea cayenensis subsp. rotundata cultivar TDr96_F1 chromosome 8, TDr96_F1_v2_PseudoChromosome.rev07_lg8_w22 25.fasta, whole genome shotgun sequence:
- the LOC120266495 gene encoding uncharacterized protein LOC120266495 — translation MVSRQEAFDHIICDGFLKGYVRWIFHGETTEVATSTVISNEEEIVFDNDIHELLHDMMAEEDMNADVHNMQSEESHWGQHYAHKIHSDNFYSLLKDAEVELYPGCKNFTKFSFAIYLFHIKCFNGWTNKSFNALLELLKLVLPEGNTLPRSYQEMKKMISSLSLGYEKIHACPNDCILFWKENANEDKCTKCGASRWKESLNDGKSDFQDAFTKKEKESCQNITMVSSYSKIAKVIYVFKNCFSNDLAIYMLELVEVKELLCIGLHSE, via the coding sequence ATGGTGTCCAGACAAGAAGCATTTGATCACATTATTTGTGATGGCTTTCTTAAAGGATATGTTCGATGGATTTTTCATGGGGAAACCACGGAAGTAGCTACTTCTACTGTTATaagtaatgaagaagaaatagtgTTTGACAATGATATTCATGAGTTATTGCATGATATGATGGCTGAAGAAGATATGAATGCTGATGTCCATAATATGCAATCAGAAGAAAGTCACTGGGGTCAACATTATGCTCACAAAATTCATAGTGACAATTTTTATAGCTTGCTTAAAGATGCTGAGGTGGAATTATATCCGGGTTGcaagaattttacaaaattctctTTTGCTATCTATTTGTTCcacattaaatgttttaatgGGTGGACCAACAAATCCTTCAATGCATTACTAGAGCTACTGAAACTTGTTCTACCAGAAGGTAATACATTGCCAAGGTCAtatcaagaaatgaaaaagatgattTCGTCATTAAGTTTGggttatgaaaaaattcatgctTGTCCCAATGATTGCATACTATTTTGGAAGGAGAATGCAAATGAAGATAAATGCACAAAATGTGGAGCTTCAAGATGGAAAGAGAGCTTGAATGATGGAAAAAGTGATTTCCAAGATGCttttacaaaaaaagaaaaagaaagctgCCAAAATATTACGATGGTTTCCTCTTATTCCAAGATTGCAAAAGTTATTTATGTCTTCAAAAACTGCTTCTCTAATGACTTGGCCATATATATGTTGGAGTTGGTGGAAGTGAAAGAACTGCTTTGTATTGGGCTTCACAGTGAGTGA